CATATAGGCGGCCCAGGCGAAGCCGAGGTCGGGCTCGCGCTGGCCGACGCCCTCCGTCTGGCTGATCCGGAACTCCTCCTCCAGGGCGTCGAGCCGGCCCCAGATCCGGACCATCTCGCCGAGCGCCGCCTTGGCCTTGCCCGAGGGCAGCTTCGGCGCCATGGCGTCGTCGCCGACCCGTGCCTCGTACACCAGCGCCGAGGCGCAGGCGGCGAGTTCGGCGGGGCCCAGCCCCTCCCAGACCCGCTCCCGCAGGCACTCGCTGGCCAGCAGGTCCAGTTCGCTGTACAGCCGCGCGAGCCGCCTGCCGTGCTCGGTGACCTCGTCACCCCGCAGATAGTCCAGCTCGGTCAGCAGCGCCACGATCCGGTCGAAGGTGCGCGCAATGGTGTTCGTACGGCCCTCGATGCGCCGCTCCAGCTGCGAGGTGTCGCGCAGCAGCCGGTGGTAGCGCTCGGCCCAGCGGGCGTGGTCCTCGCGCTGGTCGCAGCCGTGGCAGGGGTGCGCGCGCAGCGCCGTGCGCAGCCGCGCGATCTCGCGGTCGTCGGCGGCCTGCGAGCGCTTCTTGCGGGCCCGCTCCGGCGGGATGTGCCCGGCCTTGGTGCGCAGCGCGGAGGCGAGGTCCCGGCGGGACTGCGGCGAGCGCGGGTTGAAGGACTTCGGGATCCGCATCCGGTCCAGCGGCTCCACCGGCACCGGGAAGTCCATCGTCGCCAGCCGCTTGACCTGCCGTTCGGCTGTCAGCACCAGCGGGCGCGGCCCGTCATGGTGGTCGAAGCCGCGGTGCCCGTTGGAACGGCCCGCGGGCAGGCCCGGGTCCAGCACCAGCGCGAGGCCCGCGTACTTGCCCGTGGGCACATGGATGACATCGCCCGGCCTCAGCTTCTCCAGGGCGACGGCGGCCTCCGCCCGGCGCTGGGCGGCGCCCTGCCGGGCCAGTTCGTTCTCCCGGTCCTTCAGCTCCCGGCGCAGCCGCGCGTACTCCTCGAAGTCGCCGAGGTGACAGGTCATGGAGGCCTTGTAACCGGCCAGGCCCTCCTCGTTGCGCTGGACCTGGCGGGAGATGCCGACGACCGACTTGTCCGCCTGGAACTGCGCGAAGGACGTCTCCAGCAGCTCGCGCGAACGGTGCCGGCCGAACTGCTCGACCAGGTTGACCGCCATGTTGTACGACGGCTTGAAGCTGGAGCGCAGCGGGTACGTGCGCGTGCCCGCGAGACCGGCCAGGTGCTCGGGGCTCATGCCACGCTGCCACAGCACCACGGCGTGGCCCTCGACGTCGATGCCCCGGCGGCCCGCGCGGCCGGTGAGCTGGGTGTACTCGCCGGGCGTGATGTCGGCGTGCTGCTCGCCGTTCCACTTGACGAGCTTCTCCAGCACCACCGAGCGGGCCGGCATGTTGATGCCGAGCGCGAGGGTCTCGGTGGCGAACACCGCCTTGACCAGGCCGCGTACGAACAGCTCCTCCACGACCTCCTTGAAGGTCGGCAGCATGCCCGCGTGGTGGGCGGCTATGCCCCGCTCCAGGCCCTCCAGCCATTCGTAGTAGCCGAGGACGTGCAGGTCCTCCGGGGCGATGTGGGCGGTGCGCTCCTCGACCAGGGCACGGACCTCGTCCCGCGCCTCCTCGTCGTTGAGCCTGAGGCCCGCGTACAGGCACTGCTGGACGGCGGCCTCGCAGGCGGCCCGGCTGAAGATGAAGGTGATGGCCGGGAGCAGGCCCTCGGAGTCCAGGCGCTCGATGACCTCGGGCCGGCCCGGCGTCCACACCCGCGAGCGCTGTCTGCGCTCCCGCTCCCGGTCGGCCTCGCGCATCGCCCGGCCGCGCCTGCGGTCCTGGTACGACGGTCTGGTGGCCTCCATGCGGGCCAGGCGGACCAGGTCGGGGTTGACGGCCTTTTTGTGGCCCTCTCCCTCCTCGAACAGGTCGTACATCCGCCGTCCGGCCAGCACGTGCTGGAACAGCGGCACGGGGCGATGCTCGGAGACGATCACCTCGGTGTCGCCGCGGACGGTGTCCAGCCAGTCGCCGAACTCCTCGGCGTTGGAGACGGTCGCGGAGAGCGAGACCAGCGTCACCGACTCGG
This sequence is a window from Streptomyces rubradiris. Protein-coding genes within it:
- a CDS encoding DEAD/DEAH box helicase: MIVALSVRPGTLESTMTEDLSPAERYAAARRRAAEQATALASFREMYDFGLDPFQIEACQALEAGKGVLVAAPTGSGKTIVGEFAVHLALKQGKKCFYTTPIKALSNQKYADLCRRYGTDKVGLLTGDNSVNSDAPVVVMTTEVLRNMLYAGSQTLLGLGYVVMDEVHYLSDRFRGAVWEEVIIHLPESVTLVSLSATVSNAEEFGDWLDTVRGDTEVIVSEHRPVPLFQHVLAGRRMYDLFEEGEGHKKAVNPDLVRLARMEATRPSYQDRRRGRAMREADRERERRQRSRVWTPGRPEVIERLDSEGLLPAITFIFSRAACEAAVQQCLYAGLRLNDEEARDEVRALVEERTAHIAPEDLHVLGYYEWLEGLERGIAAHHAGMLPTFKEVVEELFVRGLVKAVFATETLALGINMPARSVVLEKLVKWNGEQHADITPGEYTQLTGRAGRRGIDVEGHAVVLWQRGMSPEHLAGLAGTRTYPLRSSFKPSYNMAVNLVEQFGRHRSRELLETSFAQFQADKSVVGISRQVQRNEEGLAGYKASMTCHLGDFEEYARLRRELKDRENELARQGAAQRRAEAAVALEKLRPGDVIHVPTGKYAGLALVLDPGLPAGRSNGHRGFDHHDGPRPLVLTAERQVKRLATMDFPVPVEPLDRMRIPKSFNPRSPQSRRDLASALRTKAGHIPPERARKKRSQAADDREIARLRTALRAHPCHGCDQREDHARWAERYHRLLRDTSQLERRIEGRTNTIARTFDRIVALLTELDYLRGDEVTEHGRRLARLYSELDLLASECLRERVWEGLGPAELAACASALVYEARVGDDAMAPKLPSGKAKAALGEMVRIWGRLDALEEEFRISQTEGVGQREPDLGFAWAAYMWASGKGLDEVLREAEMPAGDFVRWCKQVIDVLGQISAAAPTEDSTVAKAARKAVDQLLRGVVAYSSVG